Genomic segment of Clostridiales bacterium:
ATGATTGAAGCATCCATAACCAAACTGCAGCTGTCCCGTAAGGGCATTTCCTATAAACATGCTTCCCAGTATTTCAGCATTCTGCAATGCACAGTTCCCTGCAATAGTTATTGGGCCTATGGCGCCTCCTATGACCATCGGGCCGACGCTTATTCCGCAACCCATCTTTGACATTTCAAGCGCTATTTCAAGGCTTTCTTTCCTGTATTGAAGTGGGCTGACCGTCTCAAGAAAGTATCCGCATCCTCTGCCCATCGCTTTTGACATTTCAACAATATATTTGGCACCTGTCTTCGTAAGTATAAATGTGCCTCCCTCTTTTTTTGCATAAGAGTATACGGCATGAAAAGCTTTGACATCTGAGATGTTCGCAGGAACATCACTCGGCACGACTATTGCACTCGTACCCCAGAAGTTTTTGAGTGTATCTATAAGCTTAATGCCCTTATATATATCATCCATTACACCATATCTGCGGGTTTTTGTTTCATAATCGAAATAAAATACCTGGGTCGATATGGAACCGTTTAATTTGTTTTTCACGCTGTCATCACGTTTTGATTTTGCCTGTATTTTTTCAATTAAATCCTCCATAACTTTGACCGGTATTTTTATTCTCTCTTTTTCGTAATCGACAATCCCTCCTATATCCTCACATTTTTTTAGAACTTCCCTATTAGGTACCGACATCCCAATTTCCGATAGTATTTTTAAGGAGGTCTCATGCACTAATTGCACTTCGTGGGGTGTCATTATGTCTACCTTGTTTTCTATATGTTTCATAACAATCATCTCCAGTTAAAATTAATCCGGACACATGTAAATTATCTAAAATACTTTCTCATTCTGCGGCTATCAAGATCAAAAAACTATAAACCAATGATAATATATTATTTATAAAAATCATTGACCATATCTTCAATCTTTTTGGCTTTTTCCTCACTATCGGCCCATGTCTTGATAAACAAGCCTTCAGGTTTGCAGTTCTCCATTAAGACTTTTATATCCTCTTCATTTTTTGCCTCAATCCAGACGCATTTTTTTGCATCCTGAATTTTCTTTATATATTCAACCCATATCTTTGCACAGTGAACATATGGGGTAGCCTGTACCTCCACTGCCGTAAGATCGTCGATTTTTAAAATCTTATCCAAATGTACGACTGCATTTTCCCCATCCAAGTGAAACATGGAACGCTTGTGAAATTTAACCCTTTCTCTTATTTCCCAATCCAGAAACCTGTCAAAACTTTTAGGTGATACCATGCACATAAAATCACAAGATATGAAGTACCACGGTATATCGCTGTAGACACCCAGCCAATTTGTATTTCCACCCTGATATTTTGTAACTATATTATCAAAATAGGTATATACATATTTATACAGGTCAAGGATTTTTCTGCTCATCATATCAACATCATCGGGATTATCCATCATTTCAAAGCATAGCTTGTCTGCACCTATTAATGAAGCGATGCCATCGGCGCCGGGGTTTAAGTCCACCATTCCCACTATATAATCCCCATTTTTTGCATCCTCAGTGAAAGCCTTCAGCATCTCTGTCATCTTATTGAAGTAAAAATTATTTTCCTTATCAAATTTTAGATTAGCCAGTTCCGATAAATGGCAATCTTTATGTTCCACCCATGAACTTGCTTCATTATATATAATCTTTAATCCTAAAAATCCTGACATGATATCAGGGCCAAGGCTCGGTGAAACATAAGGAAACGAATCGCCGCCAAAATAGGTATTATTAAAGTCATCTCTGATCGCCTTTATTTTCCAACTAGGATCAAACCAGTAAGTGTCGCTCGGCACATTATATAAACTTTTATCATAATTTGCATTTTCCTTGGGTGATGTAATATATAAAATGGGAGTTTTGTTTTCTAAATTCCAATACTGCTCATATCTCTCTTTCCTGTGTTTCCAATCAGATACGTTAATCATAAATGTCCTCCTCAAATTTATTTTCTTTGTAAATTGTTTTTATAATAGATTCTGGATTACTCACCTGTTATACCCGTACTATCGATACTTTCCACAAGCCTCCTTTCAACAATAGCATAAATTATTATAAGAGGAATCAAAGAAATCAAAGTACCAGCCATTATTATGCCCTGATTCAATTTAAGGAGAGGATTGACACCTGCCGATGCAGGAAACATAGTTTCATAAAATTTCTTGAATCTTAAGACGGCTAACGGCAGTGTAACGAGCTTTTCCCCGAAATATGAATCCGCAAGGTAAGTTTCATTCCAATTCCATACAAGCGAGAATATAAACACCACAACAATCGCAGGAGTCGCCATTCTCATATCGATAGTCAAAAATGTCTTCAAATGGCCTGCGCCATCGATTGCCGCCGCTTCATCCAGTGCCTTAGGCATCATCTTGAAAAACTGGTAAAAAATCAATATAAATATGGCATTCTTTATTCCCTGTCCCAGTGCCGACGGCAATAGGAAAGGCAATATTGTCTCTCTCATACCATATGAATTGAACATTATATATTTTGGCAAAAAAGTTACCTGGTCGGGTAATATGAATGTTGCAAGCATTATGGCGAAGAAAACTTTTTTAAGAGGAAAATCATACTTTGCAAAACCATAAGCAATAACTGCAGATGAAGAAGTCTGGGCAACAGCTATAAGCGTCATAGAGCCAACAGTAACGTATATGGTCTTAAATCCTCCGAGTACCTTGAAAGCCCTGATATAGTTTTCGGCATTGAATCCCATTGGAATCCAGTTTACAAGGGGATTTGCTATATCGTACACACTTTTCATGCTTGTGGAAAGCATAACAAATATGGGATATAAAAATACAAATCCTATCGCAAAAAGCAATGAGTACAGTAAAATCTTCTCCAGTATTCCCATTTCCTCTCCATTGCCAAGAATTATTTTTTTTAACTTTTCCTTGTTTTTTACATTTAATATATCCATCATTATACTCCTCAATGCTGAAGTTTATTGTCGGCAGTTATCTTTTTCTCTCCACGTCCAAACAGAAGATAGGCAAGGAATACTGCTAACAATATAAATGCAAAATATATCCATGTGGCGGCTGCAGAAAATCCAAAACCATATCTGTCCCTGAACATATCATATTTTATCATCTCGATAAACGGATTCAGGGAGGATTTGGACACATCCACTATCGTATATATCGCATTCAAATATATGAAGGGCTTTAAAGTCGGCATCGTTATCTTCCAAAATTTCTGCCATCCTGAGGCCCCGTCCACCATAGCCGCCTCATATATATTTTTATCCACTTTCTGGAGTGCCGATAAGAATATCAATATCTGCACCCCCGAAAACCAAAGAAACATGACTACGTTTTGGAAAATATATACTAAAGGCGCCGATATGGCACCCGGGAGAGCCTGCTTAATAAATTTAAATACGAAAAAATTCTCGATGCCATTCAACTTTGTAGCTCCCATTTCAGTAAGATTGCTTAAAACCGGGCCGCTTATAATTATTACGGGAAGAAAAAAGATCGCCCGGAATACTCTCCTGAATTTAAGCTTGGTATTCAGCAGGAGCGCGAGTAAAACCGAAAAAACCAATACCATAGGCACCAATAAAAATAACTGTTGAAGATATTCGGGTATCTTAAGTTTAAAATCGGGATCAACAAACAGTACTTTGACAAAATTGTTAAGGCCCACATATTTTGTGCTTACGCCCTTATCAGGCAAAAAGCTGACATCGCTGAAACTATACCTTATGGTTTCAATTATTGGATATAAAGTAAATATTAAAAAACCTGCAAGCCATGGAGATATAAAAGCAAGCCCTATTGCTTTGTTCCTCGTCGACCTTTTTATTTGCGCCAAGCCTTATTCCCCCTTTACAATTTTTGCTGATTTCTTGTCTATAACTATATTTTTATATTTATAGTCACTGTTTGTATAATTTATAATAATACTTTTGCCATTATCATATTCGACATATGATATCCCGTCGTCCAGTACCTTTCTTGCGACCATTTCCTTTCCTTTTACTGCGGATAAAATATCATTGACATATTTATGATTTCTTACTATATAACTTTTCCAATCATCATATCTCGACGAATAAATATAGTTCAAATTTGTGTCTGCAAATTTGTTAGAATAATCTTCAGTCAATACATATGAAGGATAAGTATTATAGTCGATGAAAGTCAACAGGTCATCCACTGTGTTTGTGCTGAAATTCACATATGGCGAAAAGCATTCCACATAACCGCTCAGCAGTATCTGCAGAAAAGGCACCGAGTCCGATTCATACGTAAAATGCGATGAGGCAAGGGGCATATTGTACACCATATCGGCATATTTATAACCGTATACATTAGGTGCTTCCAACGCCAGCTTGTTTGTATTATTTTCAGCCATGGATAATATTTCCTTCATTTTGCCTTCCGTCTGTTCCCTGCTCAGGTTTTTATTCTTTTTATAATCTGAAAATAGGATATTCCCTATGGAGTCGAGTCCTATATTCTTTTTATAATAAGGCAGATTTTTAAACGAATTTACATATGCGCTTACCTGTTTGGCATTCAGATATATGGATTCATCATATAAGGGTTTATCCTCATTTTTGGTTACGATGCCCCCATCGATGTGAAATAATGCGTTATTTTTATTTAGCTGATGGTTGTAACCAAACATTATCTCCTTTTGAAGGGCAAGTATATTTCCTCTTTCATGGAGATTGTCATATAATTCCTTGAGTTCTCCTTCTGAACCCACACCTCTGTCTATTCCAAATGAATCAAGCCTGTGACCGCTAACGCCCTTCTTCTCAAAACCGATAAGCGAAACCACAAGGTTGTCGATTCCACTGCCATTTAATTCATCAATCCATCTATTGGTGTCTGAAAGCTTAGTCATAGTCATGGTTTTATTGCCGATCAACCCTTTAGCCTGCTCGGCCATTATGGCGTCAATCTTTAAAGGTATATTTTTCTTGTCATCGATTTTCTTTGTCAACAGGCCTTCCGATTTTAAAATTTCTTTGTATTTTTTTGCCATACCCATATAATTCGCATTATCTTTATTTAAAAGTTTATATACGACTTTAGCGTTAACTACATTCCTTTTAGACTGCACTGCAACAAATCCTTCGCTTGTGCCCATGGGCTGCCAGTATAAATCATTGTATACAAATCTCGGCGATGCCCAGAAAAAGTTAGTCAGCGCCCCCGCCGGGCTGGCTTCAATTTCGCAGTAATCTTCTCCACTTTCTACTATCGCCAAAAATGCATTCCTGTTAAAACCATGTGCTATACCAAATATCGGAAGACTCAGCTGCTGTACATCCACTACAGGCACCAGACTCTGCTCATCATCTGGCCTTTTTATGCTGTAATCATCACCATATATACGGCCTACAAAAGATGATTTATATTCCTTGGGTTTTGAATATCTTATCAATGCTCCGCTGCCGTCAGGTACGAATATGTACCCGGGTATATCATCGCTGTAAGAAGCACCAAAAAACGGCATTACATACAATCTGCTTATTACATTGTCACCTAAATATTCGATACTCTCATCAGGTATTTCAACATCTATCCCATCATCTAGAAGTTTTACGACAATATCCAGGTTAATCTGGGCTTCAAAGAAATTCACCCGCGCCTTAAATCCATCAGGCATCATGGTTATTTGGGGAGCTTTTGCCGAGCCATGCTTTAAAGGCGACCGCTTTACAGTCCCGTTTGGCATTATGAAATCCATAGTGAGAAGAGATTTCCCAAAACGCTGCCAATCGAGGGATATACCTTTTAGTTGCTCATTGGATGCTGCACTTGACCATATATAGCCATTTGATTTGTCCAATACTTTTACAATAAGCTGATCCTTATCGAGATAAAGTGCTAGATTGCCATTTTCAGCTACCAACTTATCATTGATGCCAAGCTCAGGATTTTTTATAGGTCTTGTATCTTCCTTTTTCATATAACTTGTGTATGTTATGTTTCCCTCTACAGGCACGTTTTTGATAGTTTCCTGGTTTTCAGCCTGCGTAATTATAATCGATGCCGTAAATAATATAACAGCCAGAACAGTTACAATTATTTTCTTAGCCACGCAAGATCACCTCTTTAACAATCTGAACAACAAAATCTACCATCTGTTTCAATAAAAGATACCAAACAGAAAAAGCCAGTATGGCGACTGCCATAAAAAACAGGGTAAGCAAAATGCTCTTAATCGTCTTTTTAAAGCTATATTCATGTATTTCTATAAGCGATAGAATAACATTGATAATGCTCCATACCAACAATACAAGTATTGTCGTATCGATAAAAAATTTCTCATTTATCGTGGCGACGTTGGAAAACAGTATCACAAAAGGCATAATAATGATAAACGGCGAAAAGCTGTATGCGATGCTTATAAATATGTCCTTCATTCTTCCTCTTCCATCGTCTATGGAGCTTATAAAATAATTGCCCACAATAAATAATCCTGTCAAAACAATAAAATAAGCAAGGTTGGTGAATATGGAATAATTCTCGATTTTTTGCGAGAATATAAAACCCGAACCTATCTGGTGCAAAACCAAAAGTACAAACAGGGCAACATATATTATAGATGCCGAAAGGACACTTCCGGTCTTATCTATCCTTATATCGTAAGCATTATCTATCGGATGCACCATGGCATATTTTATCTTTGATAAATCCCTGATCACCCTTTTTGATAATAGCTTTTTTCTGTATTCAACCTCAAGGGCTTGTAACTTTGTCTTTTTCCTTATTACTTTAAGTATATTTACAAGCAATGCCAAAAGGACTATTCCGGTTATTATATAACCCATATTCTGCTGCAACCAGATATTTCTTGTCTCCCAGTAGCTTTCAGAATAATATTCCTTTGCATTCGCTATCCTGAACTGCTCCGACGCTTTCTTATAATTCTCCTGCTGCATATAGTTCTTCGCCAAATATAAATGAGCCAAATATGAGTTATCATTAAATTTCAATATATTCTGCAGTAAGACCTTGCTTTCTTCATAGTTACCATTGTTATATAAATCGATTGCCTTATGTATGTTGACCTGTACTGGGCTCATCTTAAAGACCTGAACGGTCTGCCTTTCCTGATCGAGTACATAAATGTTCCCCGCTCCATCCGTACCTATGCCGGACGGCACAGCAAATAATCCAAGCCTATCTGAATTTTTGGATGCTCCTCCAAACCTGCACATAAAATATCCGTCACCGTTTATCTCGGTAATAAATCCGCTGCTGTCAACGGAAAACATATTGCCATCGTCATCGATGCATATATCCACGGGATTGTCGAGCTGAGGTAAATAATTAGCATCCTTGAACATATTCAAGCCGTTTATGCTATGTTTTTTAATTTTTACGGCGCTGCCCTTATTTATAGTGTAAATAAGTCCGTTGCTGCCCCTGAACAGATTTCCAAGAGAAGGAGGTGTCCTTTTAAGAAAAACGCTTTTCTGCTCTTTTGTAAGAAATATATCTACAAGTTTTTCAAACAATCCCACCTCGACGTCATTTGACGCAAAATATCCCAGGAAGTCCCCCCTGCCGTTGATTTGTATAATCCCGGCCAAAGATCCTTCACTTATCAGATATACTCCGCCATCATCAGACGGGGCAACCTTTACCGGTTTGTACCCCTGATTCTTCCCAAAATTGGGAGTCTTAGGCTTGGTAAAAGTAAATTCCAGCTTTCCGGTTTTATCAAACCTGTATGCCGCATTGTTTGCTGAATCGGCGACATATATCTTTCCATCTTTATCTGATGCAACACCTGTCGGCTGGGATAATATCCCCTGCCCTATCATGCTGGCCACATTAGTCTTGAGATCTACCACAACGATCCTTTTATTCCCGGTATCTGCAATATATAATCTGTCATTGGAAACATAAAGATCCTGAGGGCTCGATAACTCCAGATCCATATAAATACCCGCAGGTATATATGCATCCTGTGATATTTCAAGCTTTTCATTTATCGAATATGTTACAGTATGACTTGTCGATTGCCAGCTGGATGCAAAAACAGGCTTTGTACTTATTAAAATAAATACTGCCGCAATAATTGTAATAATTATCCTTTTCATATAATGCTCTCCCTTTATTTAATGCCTGAATATGCCATCGTATTGAGTACTTTATTCTGCATCATAATAAATATAACCAGGTTTGGTACAAACAATATAAGCGCCGCCGCAGCCGACATTCCCTGTCCTGCAACGGTATTCCCAGTCTGGGATGTCAGAGCCGACATATAAAATGCAAAAGTTTTGAGCGTATCATCATTTATATACAATGTCGACGGTTCAGGCGTATTCCATGAATTCTGGAATGCCAATATAGCTACAGTCATAAGCGCCGGCATTACCATGGGAACGACAATTTTCCACAATATAACATATTCATTGGCACCATCTATTTTGGCGGCTTCAATCAAAGAGTCCGGTATCTGGTCGATAAACTGCTTTACCAGGAATAATCCCACAGGCATAGCTACAAGAGGAAGCACCAGCATTAAAAAATTATTTAAAAGACCTGCTTTTTCTATCAGCAAGTATCTCGGTATTTTTACGGCAGCAGGAACAAACATCAAGGAAACTGTGTTAATTGCGAACAATGTTTTCTTCCCTCTGAACTTTTTTTTAGAAAGCACATATCCTGCACTGACGCATATCAATACCGATATGATCACAACCAATACTGATGAAACCAAGCTGTTAATAACATACCTCGAAAAAGGCACACCGGATTGAGACATAAAACCGATGATATCCTTAAAATTATC
This window contains:
- a CDS encoding carbohydrate ABC transporter permease gives rise to the protein MSSYQGTKINPTKFDKSQLKFYFILMPLAVFMLLPIIYIFSTAFKPLNELFAYPPRFFVRRPTMDNFKDIIGFMSQSGVPFSRYVINSLVSSVLVVIISVLICVSAGYVLSKKKFRGKKTLFAINTVSLMFVPAAVKIPRYLLIEKAGLLNNFLMLVLPLVAMPVGLFLVKQFIDQIPDSLIEAAKIDGANEYVILWKIVVPMVMPALMTVAILAFQNSWNTPEPSTLYINDDTLKTFAFYMSALTSQTGNTVAGQGMSAAAALILFVPNLVIFIMMQNKVLNTMAYSGIK
- a CDS encoding YIP1 family protein, giving the protein MKRIIITIIAAVFILISTKPVFASSWQSTSHTVTYSINEKLEISQDAYIPAGIYMDLELSSPQDLYVSNDRLYIADTGNKRIVVVDLKTNVASMIGQGILSQPTGVASDKDGKIYVADSANNAAYRFDKTGKLEFTFTKPKTPNFGKNQGYKPVKVAPSDDGGVYLISEGSLAGIIQINGRGDFLGYFASNDVEVGLFEKLVDIFLTKEQKSVFLKRTPPSLGNLFRGSNGLIYTINKGSAVKIKKHSINGLNMFKDANYLPQLDNPVDICIDDDGNMFSVDSSGFITEINGDGYFMCRFGGASKNSDRLGLFAVPSGIGTDGAGNIYVLDQERQTVQVFKMSPVQVNIHKAIDLYNNGNYEESKVLLQNILKFNDNSYLAHLYLAKNYMQQENYKKASEQFRIANAKEYYSESYWETRNIWLQQNMGYIITGIVLLALLVNILKVIRKKTKLQALEVEYRKKLLSKRVIRDLSKIKYAMVHPIDNAYDIRIDKTGSVLSASIIYVALFVLLVLHQIGSGFIFSQKIENYSIFTNLAYFIVLTGLFIVGNYFISSIDDGRGRMKDIFISIAYSFSPFIIIMPFVILFSNVATINEKFFIDTTILVLLVWSIINVILSLIEIHEYSFKKTIKSILLTLFFMAVAILAFSVWYLLLKQMVDFVVQIVKEVILRG
- a CDS encoding carbohydrate ABC transporter permease produces the protein MMDILNVKNKEKLKKIILGNGEEMGILEKILLYSLLFAIGFVFLYPIFVMLSTSMKSVYDIANPLVNWIPMGFNAENYIRAFKVLGGFKTIYVTVGSMTLIAVAQTSSSAVIAYGFAKYDFPLKKVFFAIMLATFILPDQVTFLPKYIMFNSYGMRETILPFLLPSALGQGIKNAIFILIFYQFFKMMPKALDEAAAIDGAGHLKTFLTIDMRMATPAIVVVFIFSLVWNWNETYLADSYFGEKLVTLPLAVLRFKKFYETMFPASAGVNPLLKLNQGIIMAGTLISLIPLIIIYAIVERRLVESIDSTGITGE
- a CDS encoding sugar ABC transporter permease yields the protein MAQIKRSTRNKAIGLAFISPWLAGFLIFTLYPIIETIRYSFSDVSFLPDKGVSTKYVGLNNFVKVLFVDPDFKLKIPEYLQQLFLLVPMVLVFSVLLALLLNTKLKFRRVFRAIFFLPVIIISGPVLSNLTEMGATKLNGIENFFVFKFIKQALPGAISAPLVYIFQNVVMFLWFSGVQILIFLSALQKVDKNIYEAAMVDGASGWQKFWKITMPTLKPFIYLNAIYTIVDVSKSSLNPFIEMIKYDMFRDRYGFGFSAAATWIYFAFILLAVFLAYLLFGRGEKKITADNKLQH
- a CDS encoding trimethylamine methyltransferase family protein, coding for MKHIENKVDIMTPHEVQLVHETSLKILSEIGMSVPNREVLKKCEDIGGIVDYEKERIKIPVKVMEDLIEKIQAKSKRDDSVKNKLNGSISTQVFYFDYETKTRRYGVMDDIYKGIKLIDTLKNFWGTSAIVVPSDVPANISDVKAFHAVYSYAKKEGGTFILTKTGAKYIVEMSKAMGRGCGYFLETVSPLQYRKESLEIALEMSKMGCGISVGPMVIGGAIGPITIAGNCALQNAEILGSMFIGNALTGQLQFGYGCFNHSMDLKTMVCSFGSPNQALLGMAAGQMGRFYGLSSVSNSGLTDSLIPDFQAGFEKASSAVFSLLAGNCGIGGQGIVGADQGVSLEQLVIDNEWMDMYNYIMSGFEVNEDTLAYDVIKEVGIGGNYIAEEHTVRHIKDSYKASRLFNRDNYEIWNMNGKISTYDRAHEYVEDVTKGYKNMEPVVPPTTFEELNRILAEAEKELSLERE
- a CDS encoding DUF5696 domain-containing protein, whose amino-acid sequence is MAKKIIVTVLAVILFTASIIITQAENQETIKNVPVEGNITYTSYMKKEDTRPIKNPELGINDKLVAENGNLALYLDKDQLIVKVLDKSNGYIWSSAASNEQLKGISLDWQRFGKSLLTMDFIMPNGTVKRSPLKHGSAKAPQITMMPDGFKARVNFFEAQINLDIVVKLLDDGIDVEIPDESIEYLGDNVISRLYVMPFFGASYSDDIPGYIFVPDGSGALIRYSKPKEYKSSFVGRIYGDDYSIKRPDDEQSLVPVVDVQQLSLPIFGIAHGFNRNAFLAIVESGEDYCEIEASPAGALTNFFWASPRFVYNDLYWQPMGTSEGFVAVQSKRNVVNAKVVYKLLNKDNANYMGMAKKYKEILKSEGLLTKKIDDKKNIPLKIDAIMAEQAKGLIGNKTMTMTKLSDTNRWIDELNGSGIDNLVVSLIGFEKKGVSGHRLDSFGIDRGVGSEGELKELYDNLHERGNILALQKEIMFGYNHQLNKNNALFHIDGGIVTKNEDKPLYDESIYLNAKQVSAYVNSFKNLPYYKKNIGLDSIGNILFSDYKKNKNLSREQTEGKMKEILSMAENNTNKLALEAPNVYGYKYADMVYNMPLASSHFTYESDSVPFLQILLSGYVECFSPYVNFSTNTVDDLLTFIDYNTYPSYVLTEDYSNKFADTNLNYIYSSRYDDWKSYIVRNHKYVNDILSAVKGKEMVARKVLDDGISYVEYDNGKSIIINYTNSDYKYKNIVIDKKSAKIVKGE